A window of the Helianthus annuus cultivar XRQ/B chromosome 4, HanXRQr2.0-SUNRISE, whole genome shotgun sequence genome harbors these coding sequences:
- the LOC110938282 gene encoding transcription factor bHLH84-like, with the protein MSQENSSNAIFPTSSGESYRSLSCSSGSQNGISVTPPFIPTAEYNSLSRKYYCNEEDHTSWKKPKLVSKLNIAGVDHDVATGRKNGSSAIDSQSVYAKKRRERINERLRILQNLVPNGTKVDISTMLEEAVEYVKFLQLQIKLLSSDDLWMYAPIAYNGLDLGLDVKLPSPR; encoded by the exons ATGTCACAAGAAAATAGCAGTAATGCAATTTTTCCCACTTCAAGCGGTGAAAGCTATCGCTCGCTCTCCTGTTCAAGTGGCAGCCAAAATGGTATTTCGGTAACTCCTCCTTTCATCCCCACAGCAGAATATAACAGTTTGTCGAGGAAATATTATTGTAATGAG GAGGACCACACGAGTTGGAAAAAACCCAAGCTTGTTTCAAAACTCAACATAGCTGGAGTTGACCATGATGTCGCAACTGGCAGGAAGAACGGCTCCTCCGCAATTGATAGCCAAAGCGTGTATGCTAAG AAAAGAAGAGAGAGAATTAATGAAAGGTTAAGAATATTACAGAATCTTGTTCCTAATGGTACAAAG GTTGACATTAGCACAATGCTTGAAGAAGCTGTTGAGTATGTCAAATTCTTGCAGCTCCAAATCAAG CTGTTGAGCTCTGATGATTTATGGATGTATGCTCCTATCGCATACAACGGGCTGGACCTTGGGCTCGATGTGAAGCTACCTTCACCAAGATGA
- the LOC110938281 gene encoding endo-1,4-beta-xylanase 5-like isoform X2 — protein MNTLFIIFLLLLCFFFLLKSEDITRAQEDNYATEEEKEVKGFDENTLFSPYTKQEWRSYQHKKINEGRKTRLKIMITYPNKTAVTGAKLYIKQLTSDFHWGCGMTHRILNNSAYKKWFASKFTAADFHNELKWYYTEPTQGQENYTDPDAMLKFADEHGIIVRGHTVLWDDVKYQQKWVRKLSPEKLLQAANKRVDSVVTRYKGRLVGWDVMNENLHHNFFEKRLGKNASAYFYNRVHNIDPDTTLYMNEFNTTEHVNDEWAPPEKYLRRLKKIQAYPGNSGMKMGIGLECHYGAEPIDLHYVRNSLTLLSQAGLPIWLTELDVKIDPTLENKAQLQVIYLEEILRESFCHAAVKAIVIWTGASIDGCDVMCMTNEKLENTPVGDLIDRLMEEWKTGNIEVVSDSKGISRVSVFNGRYEVTVVDPVTDVSSSVTFKVDKVSIPDGNVHLQVLG, from the exons ATGAATACATTATTCatcatctttcttcttcttctatgCTTCTTCTTCTTGCTGAAATCAG AAGATATAACTCGAGCCCAGGAGGATAACTATGCAACAGAAGAAGAAAAG GAGGTTAAAGGGTTTGATGAAAACACACTATTTAGTCCATACACCAAACAGGAATGGAGATCTTACCAACACAAAAAGATAAATGag GGGCGTAAAACGCGGTTAAAAATCATGATAACTTACCCGAACAAAACAGCAGTAACAGGCGCTAAACTTTACATAAAGCAGCTAACCTCAGATTTCCACTGGGGCTGCGGTATGACCCATAGGATCCTCAACAACTCAGCATACAAGAAATGGTTTGCTTCCAAATTCACAGCTGCTGACTTCCATAACGAGCTAAAATGGTATTACACCGAACCCACACAGGGTCAAGAAAACTATACTGACCCCGATGCCATGTTAAAATTTGCCGATGAACACGGGATCATTGTTAGAGGCCACACGGTTTTATGGGATGATGTTAAATACCAACAAAAATGGGTCAGAAAACTTTCACCCGAAAAGTTGTTACAAGCAGCAAACAAACGAGTTGACTCTGTAGTTACAAGATACAAAGGGAGGTTAGTTGGTTGGGACGTTATGAACGAGAATTTACACCACAATTTCTTTGAAAAGAGGCTCGGGAAAAACGCGTCCGCTTACTTTTATAACAGAGTTCACAATATTGATCCGGACACGACATTGTACATGAACGAGTTTAACACGACCGAACATGTGAATGACGAGTGGGCCCCACCCGAAAAGTACTTGAGAAGGCTTAAGAAAATTCAGGCTTACCCGGGGAATAGCGGAATGAAAATGGGGATCGGGTTGGAATGTCATTATGGTGCTGAGCCGATCGACCTTCATTATGTTCGAAACTCGTTGACTTTGTTAAGTCAAGCCGGTTTGCCTATATGGCTAACCGAGTTGGATGTGAAAATCGATCCAACACTTGAGAATAAAGCTCAACTACAGGTTATTTACTTGGAGGAAATACTAAGGGAGTCGTTTTGTCATGCTGCGGTGAAGGCAATTGTTATATGGACGGGTGCGTCCATCGACGGGTGTGATGTGATGTGCATGACCAATGAGAAATTGGAGAATACACCGGTCGGGGATCTAATCGATAGGTTAATGGAAGAATGGAAAACGGGGAACATTGAAGTCGTATCAGATAGTAAGGGGATCTCTCGGGTTTCAGTATTTAACGGTCGATATGAAGTGACCGTGGTAGACCCCGTTACAGATGTTTCTAGTAGTGTCACTTTTAAGGTTGACAAAGTTAGCATACCGGACGGAAATGTCCACCTTCAAGTCCTTGGTTAA
- the LOC110938281 gene encoding endo-1,4-beta-xylanase 5-like isoform X4: MNTLFIIFLLLLCFFFLLKSDITRAQEDNYATEEEKEVKGFDENTLFSPYTKQEWRSYQHKKINEGRKTRLKIMITYPNKTAVTGAKLYIKQLTSDFHWGCGMTHRILNNSAYKKWFASKFTAADFHNELKWYYTEPTQGQENYTDPDAMLKFADEHGIIVRGHTVLWDDVKYQQKWVRKLSPEKLLQAANKRVDSVVTRYKGRLVGWDVMNENLHHNFFEKRLGKNASAYFYNRVHNIDPDTTLYMNEFNTTEHVNDEWAPPEKYLRRLKKIQAYPGNSGMKMGIGLECHYGAEPIDLHYVRNSLTLLSQAGLPIWLTELDVKIDPTLENKAQLQVIYLEEILRESFCHAAVKAIVIWTGASIDGCDVMCMTNEKLENTPVGDLIDRLMEEWKTGNIEVVSDSKGISRVSVFNGRYEVTVVDPVTDVSSSVTFKVDKVSIPDGNVHLQVLG; this comes from the exons ATGAATACATTATTCatcatctttcttcttcttctatgCTTCTTCTTCTTGCTGAAATCAG ATATAACTCGAGCCCAGGAGGATAACTATGCAACAGAAGAAGAAAAG GAGGTTAAAGGGTTTGATGAAAACACACTATTTAGTCCATACACCAAACAGGAATGGAGATCTTACCAACACAAAAAGATAAATGag GGGCGTAAAACGCGGTTAAAAATCATGATAACTTACCCGAACAAAACAGCAGTAACAGGCGCTAAACTTTACATAAAGCAGCTAACCTCAGATTTCCACTGGGGCTGCGGTATGACCCATAGGATCCTCAACAACTCAGCATACAAGAAATGGTTTGCTTCCAAATTCACAGCTGCTGACTTCCATAACGAGCTAAAATGGTATTACACCGAACCCACACAGGGTCAAGAAAACTATACTGACCCCGATGCCATGTTAAAATTTGCCGATGAACACGGGATCATTGTTAGAGGCCACACGGTTTTATGGGATGATGTTAAATACCAACAAAAATGGGTCAGAAAACTTTCACCCGAAAAGTTGTTACAAGCAGCAAACAAACGAGTTGACTCTGTAGTTACAAGATACAAAGGGAGGTTAGTTGGTTGGGACGTTATGAACGAGAATTTACACCACAATTTCTTTGAAAAGAGGCTCGGGAAAAACGCGTCCGCTTACTTTTATAACAGAGTTCACAATATTGATCCGGACACGACATTGTACATGAACGAGTTTAACACGACCGAACATGTGAATGACGAGTGGGCCCCACCCGAAAAGTACTTGAGAAGGCTTAAGAAAATTCAGGCTTACCCGGGGAATAGCGGAATGAAAATGGGGATCGGGTTGGAATGTCATTATGGTGCTGAGCCGATCGACCTTCATTATGTTCGAAACTCGTTGACTTTGTTAAGTCAAGCCGGTTTGCCTATATGGCTAACCGAGTTGGATGTGAAAATCGATCCAACACTTGAGAATAAAGCTCAACTACAGGTTATTTACTTGGAGGAAATACTAAGGGAGTCGTTTTGTCATGCTGCGGTGAAGGCAATTGTTATATGGACGGGTGCGTCCATCGACGGGTGTGATGTGATGTGCATGACCAATGAGAAATTGGAGAATACACCGGTCGGGGATCTAATCGATAGGTTAATGGAAGAATGGAAAACGGGGAACATTGAAGTCGTATCAGATAGTAAGGGGATCTCTCGGGTTTCAGTATTTAACGGTCGATATGAAGTGACCGTGGTAGACCCCGTTACAGATGTTTCTAGTAGTGTCACTTTTAAGGTTGACAAAGTTAGCATACCGGACGGAAATGTCCACCTTCAAGTCCTTGGTTAA
- the LOC110938281 gene encoding endo-1,4-beta-xylanase 5-like isoform X3, which produces MNTLFIIFLLLLCFFFLLKSDITRAQEDNYATEEEKQEVKGFDENTLFSPYTKQEWRSYQHKKINEGRKTRLKIMITYPNKTAVTGAKLYIKQLTSDFHWGCGMTHRILNNSAYKKWFASKFTAADFHNELKWYYTEPTQGQENYTDPDAMLKFADEHGIIVRGHTVLWDDVKYQQKWVRKLSPEKLLQAANKRVDSVVTRYKGRLVGWDVMNENLHHNFFEKRLGKNASAYFYNRVHNIDPDTTLYMNEFNTTEHVNDEWAPPEKYLRRLKKIQAYPGNSGMKMGIGLECHYGAEPIDLHYVRNSLTLLSQAGLPIWLTELDVKIDPTLENKAQLQVIYLEEILRESFCHAAVKAIVIWTGASIDGCDVMCMTNEKLENTPVGDLIDRLMEEWKTGNIEVVSDSKGISRVSVFNGRYEVTVVDPVTDVSSSVTFKVDKVSIPDGNVHLQVLG; this is translated from the exons ATGAATACATTATTCatcatctttcttcttcttctatgCTTCTTCTTCTTGCTGAAATCAG ATATAACTCGAGCCCAGGAGGATAACTATGCAACAGAAGAAGAAAAG CAGGAGGTTAAAGGGTTTGATGAAAACACACTATTTAGTCCATACACCAAACAGGAATGGAGATCTTACCAACACAAAAAGATAAATGag GGGCGTAAAACGCGGTTAAAAATCATGATAACTTACCCGAACAAAACAGCAGTAACAGGCGCTAAACTTTACATAAAGCAGCTAACCTCAGATTTCCACTGGGGCTGCGGTATGACCCATAGGATCCTCAACAACTCAGCATACAAGAAATGGTTTGCTTCCAAATTCACAGCTGCTGACTTCCATAACGAGCTAAAATGGTATTACACCGAACCCACACAGGGTCAAGAAAACTATACTGACCCCGATGCCATGTTAAAATTTGCCGATGAACACGGGATCATTGTTAGAGGCCACACGGTTTTATGGGATGATGTTAAATACCAACAAAAATGGGTCAGAAAACTTTCACCCGAAAAGTTGTTACAAGCAGCAAACAAACGAGTTGACTCTGTAGTTACAAGATACAAAGGGAGGTTAGTTGGTTGGGACGTTATGAACGAGAATTTACACCACAATTTCTTTGAAAAGAGGCTCGGGAAAAACGCGTCCGCTTACTTTTATAACAGAGTTCACAATATTGATCCGGACACGACATTGTACATGAACGAGTTTAACACGACCGAACATGTGAATGACGAGTGGGCCCCACCCGAAAAGTACTTGAGAAGGCTTAAGAAAATTCAGGCTTACCCGGGGAATAGCGGAATGAAAATGGGGATCGGGTTGGAATGTCATTATGGTGCTGAGCCGATCGACCTTCATTATGTTCGAAACTCGTTGACTTTGTTAAGTCAAGCCGGTTTGCCTATATGGCTAACCGAGTTGGATGTGAAAATCGATCCAACACTTGAGAATAAAGCTCAACTACAGGTTATTTACTTGGAGGAAATACTAAGGGAGTCGTTTTGTCATGCTGCGGTGAAGGCAATTGTTATATGGACGGGTGCGTCCATCGACGGGTGTGATGTGATGTGCATGACCAATGAGAAATTGGAGAATACACCGGTCGGGGATCTAATCGATAGGTTAATGGAAGAATGGAAAACGGGGAACATTGAAGTCGTATCAGATAGTAAGGGGATCTCTCGGGTTTCAGTATTTAACGGTCGATATGAAGTGACCGTGGTAGACCCCGTTACAGATGTTTCTAGTAGTGTCACTTTTAAGGTTGACAAAGTTAGCATACCGGACGGAAATGTCCACCTTCAAGTCCTTGGTTAA
- the LOC110938281 gene encoding endo-1,4-beta-xylanase 5-like isoform X1, which produces MNTLFIIFLLLLCFFFLLKSEDITRAQEDNYATEEEKQEVKGFDENTLFSPYTKQEWRSYQHKKINEGRKTRLKIMITYPNKTAVTGAKLYIKQLTSDFHWGCGMTHRILNNSAYKKWFASKFTAADFHNELKWYYTEPTQGQENYTDPDAMLKFADEHGIIVRGHTVLWDDVKYQQKWVRKLSPEKLLQAANKRVDSVVTRYKGRLVGWDVMNENLHHNFFEKRLGKNASAYFYNRVHNIDPDTTLYMNEFNTTEHVNDEWAPPEKYLRRLKKIQAYPGNSGMKMGIGLECHYGAEPIDLHYVRNSLTLLSQAGLPIWLTELDVKIDPTLENKAQLQVIYLEEILRESFCHAAVKAIVIWTGASIDGCDVMCMTNEKLENTPVGDLIDRLMEEWKTGNIEVVSDSKGISRVSVFNGRYEVTVVDPVTDVSSSVTFKVDKVSIPDGNVHLQVLG; this is translated from the exons ATGAATACATTATTCatcatctttcttcttcttctatgCTTCTTCTTCTTGCTGAAATCAG AAGATATAACTCGAGCCCAGGAGGATAACTATGCAACAGAAGAAGAAAAG CAGGAGGTTAAAGGGTTTGATGAAAACACACTATTTAGTCCATACACCAAACAGGAATGGAGATCTTACCAACACAAAAAGATAAATGag GGGCGTAAAACGCGGTTAAAAATCATGATAACTTACCCGAACAAAACAGCAGTAACAGGCGCTAAACTTTACATAAAGCAGCTAACCTCAGATTTCCACTGGGGCTGCGGTATGACCCATAGGATCCTCAACAACTCAGCATACAAGAAATGGTTTGCTTCCAAATTCACAGCTGCTGACTTCCATAACGAGCTAAAATGGTATTACACCGAACCCACACAGGGTCAAGAAAACTATACTGACCCCGATGCCATGTTAAAATTTGCCGATGAACACGGGATCATTGTTAGAGGCCACACGGTTTTATGGGATGATGTTAAATACCAACAAAAATGGGTCAGAAAACTTTCACCCGAAAAGTTGTTACAAGCAGCAAACAAACGAGTTGACTCTGTAGTTACAAGATACAAAGGGAGGTTAGTTGGTTGGGACGTTATGAACGAGAATTTACACCACAATTTCTTTGAAAAGAGGCTCGGGAAAAACGCGTCCGCTTACTTTTATAACAGAGTTCACAATATTGATCCGGACACGACATTGTACATGAACGAGTTTAACACGACCGAACATGTGAATGACGAGTGGGCCCCACCCGAAAAGTACTTGAGAAGGCTTAAGAAAATTCAGGCTTACCCGGGGAATAGCGGAATGAAAATGGGGATCGGGTTGGAATGTCATTATGGTGCTGAGCCGATCGACCTTCATTATGTTCGAAACTCGTTGACTTTGTTAAGTCAAGCCGGTTTGCCTATATGGCTAACCGAGTTGGATGTGAAAATCGATCCAACACTTGAGAATAAAGCTCAACTACAGGTTATTTACTTGGAGGAAATACTAAGGGAGTCGTTTTGTCATGCTGCGGTGAAGGCAATTGTTATATGGACGGGTGCGTCCATCGACGGGTGTGATGTGATGTGCATGACCAATGAGAAATTGGAGAATACACCGGTCGGGGATCTAATCGATAGGTTAATGGAAGAATGGAAAACGGGGAACATTGAAGTCGTATCAGATAGTAAGGGGATCTCTCGGGTTTCAGTATTTAACGGTCGATATGAAGTGACCGTGGTAGACCCCGTTACAGATGTTTCTAGTAGTGTCACTTTTAAGGTTGACAAAGTTAGCATACCGGACGGAAATGTCCACCTTCAAGTCCTTGGTTAA